In Clostridia bacterium, a single window of DNA contains:
- the feoB gene encoding ferrous iron transport protein B, which produces MQSKIHIALAGNPNSGKTTLFNALTGARQYVGNWPGVTVEKKEGRIVSGEQELIITDLPGTYSLSPYSLEEVIARDYIVDQTLDVVINIVDASNIERNLYLTLQLIELGTPVVVALNMMDIVQKKGTIIDVAGLSHQLGVPVIPIVASSKKGAEDVLDAAVKVAKGDVKVSPVKIDYGEDIEKKIVQITKELQNNQAAKEYNKRWLAIKVLEQDDIITKLLNIQADVQDEDIDLDIESMIADRRYQFIHEVVSRSIKKTKHEQESTSDKIDRVITNKWLGLPIFAGMMYLVFYFTFNIGNIFLDLIEGFFGETVGPVVGDALASIGAAQWLQSLVVDGIIAGVGAVLTFLPNIIFLFIAIALLEDSGYMARVAFIMDRAMRNIGLNGKAFIPMLMGFGCTVPAIMATRTMEEESDRLTTMMITPFMSCSARLPIYILFAGAFFPGNESAVVFSLYFLGILVAVLMGLIFRKTIFKGDGTPFVMELPPYRIPTMRGIGISVWERVKAYITRAGTVIFSASIIMWLILGFNFSGVAELNQSIGASLGRMIAPIFKPLGFGNWQSALSLFSGLLAKEAVVSNMAIIFGLSEQVAEAAIEGNVSGFLPVLSTTFTGVTAYAFMVFSLLYTPCIAVIGVIKRETNSWRWTGFSVLYQFAIAWIFAFIIYWTGTVFGIVGGYMILVAIIVLLTIIFSRISIKERNVMNTAAEF; this is translated from the coding sequence ATGCAATCTAAAATACACATAGCCTTAGCAGGCAATCCTAACAGTGGAAAAACCACGTTATTCAATGCTTTGACAGGAGCTAGACAATACGTGGGGAATTGGCCGGGGGTTACAGTAGAGAAAAAAGAAGGAAGAATTGTATCAGGGGAGCAAGAATTAATAATAACCGATTTGCCGGGTACTTATAGTTTATCCCCTTATTCCCTTGAAGAAGTGATAGCTAGAGATTATATAGTTGATCAGACTTTGGATGTTGTGATAAATATTGTTGATGCCAGTAATATAGAAAGGAATCTATATTTAACCCTACAGCTGATCGAGCTAGGAACCCCTGTAGTGGTGGCTTTGAATATGATGGATATAGTGCAAAAGAAAGGGACAATAATAGATGTGGCAGGACTTTCCCATCAATTGGGCGTTCCCGTTATACCCATAGTGGCAAGTAGCAAAAAGGGAGCGGAGGATGTATTGGATGCAGCTGTCAAAGTTGCAAAAGGGGATGTCAAAGTAAGTCCTGTAAAGATAGATTATGGGGAAGATATTGAGAAAAAGATTGTTCAAATTACAAAGGAGTTGCAGAATAATCAGGCAGCAAAAGAATATAATAAAAGATGGTTGGCAATTAAAGTGCTGGAACAGGACGATATTATAACTAAATTGTTAAACATCCAAGCGGATGTGCAGGATGAAGATATTGATTTAGATATAGAATCAATGATAGCAGATAGGAGATATCAGTTCATCCATGAAGTGGTATCTAGGTCGATAAAAAAGACAAAACATGAACAAGAGAGCACATCGGACAAAATAGACAGGGTGATAACTAATAAATGGTTAGGCCTTCCTATTTTTGCAGGCATGATGTACCTGGTATTTTATTTTACATTCAATATCGGGAATATATTCCTTGACTTGATTGAAGGATTCTTCGGTGAAACTGTAGGCCCAGTAGTGGGTGATGCTTTAGCTTCAATAGGGGCAGCCCAGTGGCTTCAATCTTTAGTGGTGGATGGCATAATAGCTGGTGTGGGAGCGGTGTTGACTTTTCTGCCCAATATAATATTTTTATTCATAGCCATAGCTCTATTGGAAGACAGTGGATACATGGCAAGGGTAGCTTTTATTATGGATAGGGCAATGAGAAATATAGGTCTAAACGGGAAGGCATTTATTCCAATGTTGATGGGCTTTGGATGTACCGTTCCTGCCATCATGGCTACCAGGACCATGGAAGAGGAAAGTGATAGACTTACAACGATGATGATAACCCCCTTTATGTCCTGCAGTGCAAGACTTCCCATATATATATTGTTTGCAGGAGCATTTTTTCCGGGAAATGAAAGTGCTGTAGTATTTTCACTTTATTTTCTAGGAATACTGGTGGCGGTTTTGATGGGACTTATATTTAGAAAGACTATCTTTAAAGGGGATGGGACTCCCTTTGTTATGGAATTGCCTCCATACAGGATACCTACTATGAGGGGCATAGGGATTAGCGTTTGGGAAAGAGTAAAAGCATATATCACAAGAGCAGGAACGGTTATATTCTCAGCATCTATAATAATGTGGTTAATACTAGGATTTAACTTTTCCGGTGTTGCAGAGCTGAATCAAAGCATAGGGGCAAGTTTGGGTAGAATGATTGCACCGATTTTTAAGCCTTTAGGTTTTGGTAATTGGCAGTCGGCATTATCGCTTTTTTCAGGTCTACTGGCTAAAGAAGCCGTTGTATCAAATATGGCCATAATATTCGGCTTATCTGAACAGGTGGCAGAGGCAGCTATAGAAGGCAATGTATCAGGATTTTTGCCCGTATTAAGCACTACTTTTACCGGAGTGACGGCATATGCATTCATGGTGTTTTCACTGTTGTATACACCTTGTATAGCAGTTATAGGCGTTATAAAAAGGGAGACCAACTCATGGAGATGGACGGGATTTTCAGTGTTGTATCAATTTGCAATTGCATGGATATTTGCATTTATAATATACTGGACTGGAACGGTATTTGGGATAGTAGGTGGATATATGATTTTGGTTGCAATAATTGTATTGCTTACCATTATATTTAGCCGTATATCTATAAAAGAAAGAAATGTTATGAATACAGCTGCTGAATTTTAG
- a CDS encoding FeoA family protein, with product MIDDAKPNNKTAMPLSMLGPGEQGVIDNIGWGYRLKKRLEDMGLVPGVKIKIISSQERGALIVCVKDSRLVLGRGMAHKILVVPVN from the coding sequence ATGATAGATGATGCTAAACCGAATAATAAAACCGCTATGCCTTTATCCATGCTGGGTCCGGGGGAGCAAGGTGTGATAGATAATATCGGCTGGGGATACAGGCTAAAAAAGAGGTTGGAAGATATGGGACTGGTTCCCGGAGTAAAAATAAAGATTATTTCCAGCCAAGAGAGAGGAGCTCTCATAGTCTGTGTCAAGGATTCCAGGTTGGTATTAGGACGTGGTATGGCACACAAGATTTTGGTGGTTCCGGTAAATTAA
- a CDS encoding FeoA family protein, translating to MQRKLSDLNPGESSKVISIKGKGPLKRRLMDMGVTKGTQVYVRKRAPLGDPIEITVKGYELTLRKEDAERIIMQ from the coding sequence ATGCAAAGAAAATTAAGCGATTTAAATCCGGGGGAGTCTTCTAAAGTTATTTCGATAAAAGGAAAAGGGCCATTAAAAAGAAGGTTGATGGATATGGGTGTTACTAAAGGAACACAGGTATATGTCAGGAAGAGGGCACCACTAGGAGATCCTATAGAAATAACTGTAAAAGGATATGAGCTTACTTTGAGAAAAGAGGATGCGGAAAGGATAATTATGCAATAG
- a CDS encoding Fur family transcriptional regulator, protein MLDEVYDILNEKDIRITPQRRAILEILYSFKENHLDTENIYRLLASKKGEKASLATVYRTMELFEKIGIVSRLELEDLPARFELVLSKRQKHHHLICLQCGKVEEIDHRFISDLKEEILREKDFQIVQKPIKIYGYCKSCRKTYTNN, encoded by the coding sequence TTGCTTGATGAGGTATATGATATATTAAATGAAAAAGATATAAGAATCACCCCTCAAAGAAGAGCCATCCTTGAAATACTGTACTCTTTTAAAGAAAACCATCTTGATACAGAAAACATATATAGGCTTCTTGCTTCAAAGAAAGGAGAAAAAGCAAGCCTTGCCACCGTATATAGAACCATGGAGCTTTTCGAAAAGATAGGGATAGTATCAAGACTGGAATTAGAAGACCTTCCTGCAAGATTTGAACTCGTCCTGTCTAAGCGTCAAAAGCATCATCATTTAATCTGTCTTCAGTGCGGCAAGGTGGAAGAGATAGACCATCGGTTCATATCAGACTTAAAAGAAGAAATCCTCCGTGAAAAAGACTTCCAAATAGTGCAAAAGCCAATAAAGATATATGGATACTGTAAAAGCTGCAGAAAAACTTATACCAATAATTAA